In the Paramisgurnus dabryanus chromosome 5, PD_genome_1.1, whole genome shotgun sequence genome, one interval contains:
- the LOC135748757 gene encoding C-X-C motif chemokine 11-6-like has product MKTVAAFVFLACLMAVGVNGQDRSSKGRCFCADKGVNMVLIKNIEKVEIIPPSPSCAKQEIIVTLKNGAGLKCMNPESKFTKNILKSLEKRSQQ; this is encoded by the exons ATGAAGACTGTTGCAGCTTTTGTTTTTCTGGCCTGTCTGATGGCTGTAGGAGTGAATG GGCAGGACAGGTCTTCCAAGGGCAGATGTTTCTGTGCTGATAAAGGAGTaaatatggttttaataaagaaCATTGAGAAGGTTGAAATCATACCTCCAAGTCCATCTTGTGCAAAACAGGAGATTAT TGTTACTCTAAAAAATGGTGCAGGACTGAAATGCATGAATCCAGAGTCTAAATTCACTAAAAATATCCTCAAGTCTCTTGAAAAACG GAGCCAACAGTAG